Proteins found in one Legionella pneumophila subsp. pascullei genomic segment:
- a CDS encoding pyridoxal phosphate-dependent aminotransferase, whose amino-acid sequence MDIALAKRVQKVKPSPTLAVAAKAAQMKAQGLDIIGLGTGEPDFDTPQHIKLAAIAAIEAGDTKYTAVDGIVELKEAVKNKFKRDNELDYQLNQILVSVGGKQSCYNLCQAYLNPGDEVIIPAPYWVSYPDMVLLADGVPVIIETTPAQRYKINAQQLEQAITPKTRMIFLNSPSNPSGIAYTQQELKELGEVLKKHPQILIATDDMYEHILWSQAFTNILNACPELYDRTIVLNGVSKAYAMTGWRIGYAAGPAPLINAMKTIQSQSTSNPCSIAQRAAVAALNGSNESIEEMVNAFHQRHDYVADRLQSIDGIEVIPADGTFYIFPSVQAIIEKRGYANDIEFSEKLLNEVGVALVPGSAFGTEGCIRISFATGIDTLKDALNRLQRFCS is encoded by the coding sequence ATGGATATCGCATTGGCAAAGCGTGTACAAAAAGTAAAACCCTCACCTACCCTTGCCGTAGCCGCAAAAGCAGCACAGATGAAAGCCCAAGGGCTTGACATTATTGGCCTTGGAACTGGTGAACCTGATTTTGACACGCCTCAACATATAAAGCTAGCCGCCATCGCTGCTATTGAAGCAGGGGACACGAAATACACTGCTGTAGACGGGATAGTCGAACTAAAAGAAGCCGTTAAAAATAAATTCAAAAGAGACAATGAACTGGATTATCAACTAAATCAGATATTAGTCTCCGTAGGGGGAAAACAAAGCTGTTATAACCTCTGCCAAGCTTATCTTAACCCGGGCGATGAAGTCATCATCCCTGCTCCTTATTGGGTATCCTATCCTGACATGGTTTTGCTCGCCGACGGTGTTCCTGTCATCATTGAAACGACTCCCGCGCAGCGTTATAAAATCAATGCACAACAATTGGAGCAAGCCATCACTCCAAAAACACGAATGATTTTCCTGAACAGCCCTTCCAACCCCTCTGGAATAGCCTACACTCAGCAGGAGTTAAAAGAATTGGGTGAGGTCTTGAAAAAACATCCACAGATACTGATTGCCACGGATGATATGTACGAACATATTCTCTGGAGTCAAGCTTTTACAAATATACTCAATGCCTGCCCTGAATTATATGACAGAACGATCGTATTAAATGGCGTGTCCAAAGCTTATGCCATGACAGGCTGGCGGATAGGCTATGCGGCAGGCCCTGCGCCATTAATCAATGCAATGAAAACCATTCAATCCCAATCCACATCCAACCCCTGCTCCATAGCCCAAAGAGCGGCCGTAGCCGCTTTGAATGGCAGCAATGAAAGCATTGAAGAAATGGTCAACGCCTTCCATCAAAGGCACGACTACGTGGCCGATAGATTGCAAAGCATCGATGGCATAGAGGTCATCCCCGCCGACGGAACTTTCTACATTTTTCCCAGTGTGCAGGCGATTATCGAAAAACGAGGTTACGCCAATGACATCGAATTTTCCGAAAAATTGCTGAATGAAGTAGGTGTAGCACTGGTTCCAGGCTCCGCTTTCGGCACAGAAGGCTGCATTAGAATATCCTTCGCCACCGGGATTGACACCCTGAAAGATGCCTTGAACCGATTACAACGTTTCTGCAGTTAA
- a CDS encoding STAS-like domain-containing protein: MKTSFKIQLKDLVNSNSSRSNAAKAFELIIECLNKYQSIEINLADVNFTPSVADEVIGKLAETLGASQFKEKIIVSNFSDAQMSLMRHVIGRRMSKKQTCRL, from the coding sequence ATGAAGACTTCTTTTAAAATTCAACTTAAAGATTTGGTAAATAGCAATTCTTCTCGCTCCAATGCAGCTAAAGCTTTTGAGCTTATTATTGAATGTTTAAATAAATATCAGTCGATCGAGATTAATTTAGCTGATGTAAATTTTACCCCATCTGTTGCTGATGAAGTAATTGGCAAACTTGCAGAAACACTTGGTGCTAGTCAATTTAAAGAAAAGATAATTGTTTCGAACTTCTCAGACGCTCAAATGTCACTTATGAGACATGTAATTGGACGCCGAATGTCTAAAAAACAAACCTGCCGCTTATGA
- the uvrB gene encoding excinuclease ABC subunit UvrB has product MKDLFKIYSNYQPAGDQPTAIASLIDGLESGLAKQTLLGVTGSGKTFTIAHVIQAMKRPTLIMAPNKTLAAQLYGEFKAYFPDNAVEYFVSYYDYYQPEAYVPASDTFIEKDASINEHIEQMRLSATKALIERKDAIIVATVSAIYGLGDPDSYLRMLLHLSRGEQSDQRKILKRLAEMQYTRTNLSLERGQFRVHGDVIDIFPADSEKEAIRIELFDDEVDNIARFDPLTGEILQRLPRVTIFPKTHYVTPRERILETVEKVKVELQERLAELNAQNKLVEAQRLEQRTCFDIEMMLELGYCSGIENYSRYLSNREAGEAPPTLFDYLPPDALLIIDESHVTVPQIGGMYRGDRARKETLVNYGFRLPSALDNRPLRFEEFEERSPQTIYISATPGPYEQEHSDNVAEQVVRPTGLIDPEVEIRPVKTQVDDLMSEIRQVIAQGSRILVTTLTKRMAEDLTEYLSEHGIKVRYLHSDVDTVERMEIIRDLRLGEFDVLVGINLLREGLDMPEVALVAILDADKEGFLRSERSLIQTIGRAARNVKGRAILYADTITGSMQRALTETERRREKQKAFNLEHGITPKGINKSIEDILEGAYIGKRKTVVAEKAPQYAHWSPQELVKQINALEKQMYSHAQNMEFELAAKIRDEYLLLKEQLMKI; this is encoded by the coding sequence ATGAAAGACTTATTTAAAATTTACTCAAATTACCAACCTGCCGGTGATCAACCTACAGCGATAGCCTCTTTAATTGATGGTCTTGAATCTGGTTTAGCCAAACAAACATTATTAGGCGTTACCGGTTCTGGTAAAACATTTACTATAGCTCATGTGATTCAAGCCATGAAAAGACCCACATTGATCATGGCACCGAACAAAACGCTTGCGGCTCAACTTTATGGCGAGTTTAAAGCCTATTTTCCTGATAATGCCGTAGAATATTTCGTTTCCTACTACGATTATTATCAGCCCGAAGCGTATGTCCCTGCTTCAGATACGTTTATAGAAAAGGATGCCTCCATTAATGAACACATAGAGCAGATGCGCTTGTCCGCAACCAAAGCGTTGATTGAACGCAAGGATGCCATTATTGTAGCGACGGTTTCTGCCATTTATGGATTGGGCGACCCGGATTCCTATTTGCGTATGTTATTACATCTCTCCCGTGGAGAACAATCCGATCAGCGTAAAATTTTAAAGCGTCTTGCGGAAATGCAGTACACACGAACCAATCTCAGTCTTGAGCGGGGTCAATTCCGCGTGCATGGTGATGTCATTGATATTTTCCCGGCTGATTCTGAGAAGGAAGCGATAAGAATTGAGCTTTTTGATGATGAGGTTGATAATATTGCCCGTTTTGATCCTTTAACAGGAGAAATTTTACAGCGATTGCCCCGTGTCACGATTTTTCCTAAAACACATTATGTCACTCCAAGAGAACGTATTTTAGAAACGGTAGAAAAAGTAAAAGTAGAGCTACAGGAAAGACTGGCTGAATTGAATGCTCAAAATAAGTTGGTGGAAGCCCAGCGTTTGGAGCAAAGAACTTGTTTTGATATTGAGATGATGTTGGAGTTGGGTTATTGTTCAGGCATTGAAAATTATTCTCGTTATTTATCCAACCGCGAAGCCGGTGAAGCGCCACCTACTCTTTTTGATTATCTCCCACCCGATGCCTTGCTAATTATCGATGAATCGCATGTTACTGTTCCTCAAATAGGTGGAATGTATCGCGGAGACAGGGCGCGCAAGGAAACATTGGTTAATTATGGATTTCGATTGCCTTCTGCCTTGGATAATAGACCGTTACGTTTTGAAGAGTTTGAAGAACGTTCGCCACAGACTATTTATATTTCAGCGACACCAGGGCCTTATGAGCAGGAACATTCAGATAATGTGGCTGAGCAAGTGGTAAGACCCACCGGTTTGATTGATCCCGAGGTGGAAATCAGGCCGGTGAAAACTCAGGTCGATGATCTCATGTCTGAAATCAGGCAGGTGATCGCTCAAGGCAGCCGTATTCTTGTAACGACATTAACCAAACGTATGGCAGAGGATTTGACAGAGTACCTAAGTGAGCACGGGATCAAGGTGCGCTATTTGCATTCTGATGTCGATACGGTTGAGCGCATGGAAATTATTCGTGATTTGCGTTTGGGTGAGTTTGATGTTCTGGTGGGAATTAATTTATTGCGTGAAGGTCTTGATATGCCAGAAGTTGCTCTTGTCGCTATTTTAGACGCGGACAAGGAAGGTTTTTTACGCTCGGAGCGCTCTTTAATCCAAACGATCGGCCGCGCGGCACGTAATGTGAAGGGACGAGCTATTTTGTATGCAGATACCATTACTGGTTCGATGCAAAGAGCATTGACGGAAACAGAGAGACGACGTGAAAAACAAAAAGCATTCAATTTGGAACATGGCATTACTCCCAAGGGTATTAATAAATCGATTGAGGATATTTTGGAAGGTGCCTATATAGGCAAACGAAAAACAGTGGTTGCTGAAAAAGCTCCCCAATATGCTCATTGGTCTCCCCAGGAACTGGTAAAACAAATTAATGCGCTGGAAAAACAAATGTATTCTCATGCTCAAAACATGGAATTTGAATTGGCAGCTAAAATTCGGGATGAATACCTGCTATTAAAAGAGCAGTTGATGAAGATATAA